In Phaeodactylum tricornutum CCAP 1055/1 chromosome 10, whole genome shotgun sequence, a single genomic region encodes these proteins:
- a CDS encoding predicted protein, translated as DPEVRAERERVREEQRQETEERRAKKRQAEQALANKHRKLDKEEARKAQARLEYLLQQSSIFAKLQGQRPGDRGRRGKAHHRHGAESNDDSNEEEEADETEVGHVFLTKQPTSIKFGTLKPYQLEALNWMIHLSEKGLNGILADEMGLGKTLQSISVLAYHWEFLRIQGPHLICVPKSTLSNWMNELKRWCPSLRAIKFHGSREEREYMIDNMFHNEAATHDGRRPDRQIMDGSGELIDDNTDTPRPWDVCVTTYEVANAERKTLQKFTWKYLVIDEAHRLKNDASMFSKTVRSFRTSNRLLLTGTPLQNNLHELWALLNFLLPDIFSSADQFDEWFDLEIDDEEAKKNMISQLHKILRPFMLRRLKADVAKGLPPKTETILMVGMSKIQKQLYKKLLLRDLDSITGKVSGKNRTAVLNIVMQLRKCCGHPYLFEGVEDRTLDPLGEHLVENCGKLSMVDKLLKRLKSRGSRVLIFTQMTRVLDILEDFMVMRGYQYCRIDGNTNYDDRESSIDEFNREGTDKFCFLLSTRAGGLGINLQTADTCILYDSDWNPQQDLQAQDRCHRLGQKKPVNVFRLVSENTVEEKIVERAQQKLKLDAMVVQQGRLKDQDKVTKDEIMAAVRFGADTVFRSEESTITDDDIDVILERGAAKTKELAEKIQTRDKGDLLDFRLDGGISAQTFEGVDYSDKDLRDHLRMLAADSMGKRERRPPPTSYNPIIISKKSMVVNNRRIKLPKCLRIPQMEDHHFYNRERLLDLGRLEFETYAALREAGELPPKEFMERKRTLLPDELGQEKLELLAEGFGDWSRSQYYAFVKAAAKYGRDDISGIANELDMPEVEIAAYSKSFWAYGPTELESEWERLVGNIDRGEKKLAKQKKLKSLLAKFVNTFENPRDDMVFANKGTTPFALEQDRALLSAVDKHGYGNWDSVREEIRTDGRLKFQHSTQGMTVQAIGKRCDYRMRQMEKE; from the exons GATCCGGAAGTGCGCGCCGAGCGGGAGCGAGTGCGGGAAGAACAACGACAGGAAACGGAAGAACGACGCGCCAAGAAACGGCAAGCGGAACAGGCTTTGGCCAACAAACACCGGAAACtcgacaaggaagaagctCGCAAGGCACAAGCGCGCTTGGAATATCTGTTGCAGCAGAGTTCCATTTTTGCGAAACTGCAGG GCCAAAGACCAGGAGACCGCGGCCGCCGCGGCAAA GCACACCATCGACACGGGGCCGAGTCCAACGACGACTCGaatgaagaggaagaagccgacgaaACAGAAGTCGGACACGTCTTTTTGACCAAGCAACCCACTTCGATCAAGTTTGGTACCCTGAAGCCCTACCAGCTCGAAGCTTTGAACTGGATGATTCATCTTTCCGAAAAAGGGCTGAACGGGATTCTCGCTGACGAAATGGGTTTGGGGAAGACCTTGCAATCCATTTCCGTCCTTGCGTATCACTGGGAATTTCTACGCATACAGGGACCACATCTGATCTGTGTCCCCAAATCTACGCTTTCCAATTGGATGAACGAACTTAAACGTTGGTGCCCGTCGCTTCGGGCCATCAAGTTCCACGGCTCGCGGGAAGAAAGGGAATATATGATTGACAACATGTTTCACAACGAAGCAGCCACGCACGATGGTCGTCGACCGGATCGACAAATTATGGACGGATCGGGCGAATTGATCGACGACAATACCGACACACCGCGTCCCTGGGATGTCTGCGTAACTACCTACGAAGTCGCCAACGCGGAACGCAAAACTTTGCAGAAGTTCACGTGGAAATACCTCGTAATCGACGAAGCCCACCGACTCAAGAACGATGCTTCCATGTTCAGCAAGACGGTTCGGTCGTTCCGGACGTCGAATCGCTTGCTCTTGACGGG CACTCCGTTACAGAACAACCTCCACGAGCTTTGGGCTTTGCTCAATTTCTTGTTGCCCGATATCTTTTCGTCGGCGGACCAATTTGACGAATGGTTTGATCTGGAAattgacgatgaagaagccaaaaagaacaTGATTTCGCAGTTGCACAAGATTTTACGTCCGTTCATGTTGCGTCGTCTGAAAGCTGATGTGGCCAAAGGGTTGCCACCGAAAACGGAAACCATTCTCATGGTTGGAATGTCCAAAATCCAGAAACAGCTCTACAAAAAGCTCCTCTTGCGTGATTTGGATAGTATCACGGGCAAAGTCTCGGGCAAGAACAGAACCGCCGTTCTCAACATTGTCATGCAGTTGCGGAAGTGCTGCGGTCACCCGTATTTGTTCGAAGGAGTCGAAGACCGGACTTTGGATCCACTTGGAGAGCATTTGGTCGAGAATTGTGGAAAGTTGAGCATGGTCGACAAGCTACTCAAGCGATTGAAGAGCCGTGGGAGCCGTGTTTTGATCTTTACTCAAATGACGCGCGTGCTCGATATTCTTGAGGATTTTATGGTTATGCGTGGATACCAATATTGTCGCATTGACGGCAACACCAATTACGATGACCGCGAGAGCTCCATTGACGAATTTAATCGGGAAGGCACCGATAAGTTTTGTTTCTTGTTGTCGACCCGTGCGGGAGGTCTCGGAATTAACCTGCAGACAGCCGACACGTGCATCTTGTATGATTCGGACTGGAACCCACAACAAGACTTGCAAGCCCAGGATCGCTGTCATCGccttggacaaaagaaaccaGTCAATGTGTTTCGTTTGGTCTCTGAGAATActgttgaagaaaagattgtGGAACGCGCTCAGCAAAAGCTCAAGCTGGACGCAATGGTTGTGCAGCAAGGGCGACTGAAAGATCAAGACAAGGTGACCAAGGACGAAATCATGGCCGCCGTTCGATTTGGTGCGGATACGGTCTTTCGATCCGAAGAGTCTACAATCACCGATGACGATATTGACGTGATTTTGGAGCGTGG AGCGGCCAAGACCAAGGAGCTTGCCGAAAAGATCCAGACACGGGACAAAGGCGATCTTCTGGACTTTCGCCTGGACGGGGGAATATCAGCGCAGACGTTCGAGGGCGTGGATTACAGTGACAAAGATCTACGCGATCATCTCCGCATGCTAGCTGCAGATTCAATGGGAAAGCGAGAACGCCGACCGCCTCCCACGAGCTATAATCCTATCATCATATCGAAGAAGTCAATGGTGGTAAATAATCGCCGGATCAAACTACCTAAATGTCTACGTATTCCACAAATGGAAGACCATCATTTTTACAATCGCGAACGCCTCTTGGACTTGGGAAGGCTTGAGTTCGAGACTTACGCTGCGCTTAGAGAGGCTGGTGAGCTTCCACCGAAAGAGTTTATGGAACGGAAGAGGACGTTGTTACCCGACGAGCTGGGACAAGAAAAGCTAGAGCTCTTGGCTGAAGGATTTGGGGACTGGAGTAGAAGTCAATATTACGCCTTTGTCAAGGCAGCTGCGAAGTATGGGCGTGATGACATCAGTGGCATCGCCAACGAGTTGGACATGCCAGAAGTCGAAATCGCTGCTTACAGTAAATCATTTTGGGCCTATGGACCGACTGAACTCGAAAGCGAGTGGGAACGCCTCGTTGGTAATATCGACCGAGGGGAAAAGAAGCTGgcgaagcaaaagaaactcaAGTCTCTCCTCGCAAAGTTCGTTAACACTTTTGAAAACCCTAGAGATGATATGGTCTTTGCTAATAAAGGAACCACTCCCTTTGCTCTAGAGCAGGATCGAGCACTGCTATCTGCCGTCGACAAACACGGATACGGTAATTGGGATTCCGTCCGCGAGGAGATTCGCACTGATGGACGTCTCAAATTTCAGCATTCAACCCAAGGTATGACAGTACAGGCAATTGGGAAGCGCTGCGATTACCGAATGAGgcaaatggaaaaggaa
- a CDS encoding predicted protein — MTLPVLARSETALSYAGLLLTGITLVWKTVGLSVIPGFDAIWGSSQYPQRGDRFPNSSATFSFSWDAYYLLLYGIIGCYAQWNALQLTTSQTTWKSTETGTPIRGRKQTTATARQARKYGIFHVIMGVHHTVWSCTRSWGRLGLERFQLPLNYGYLPFTAGSLCCTYHGWKLTQTKAGTGNEDQTTPLDETIRHKTLLDTASILSCIPLFCFLPLNWFPNIERNRTFERNVWMATVWAPGCLFAYDAIYHYYYSSNSDPNHSRSNETNKESKLE, encoded by the coding sequence ATGACGCTTCCAGTACTGGCGCGATCCGAAACGGCTTTGTCCTACGCGGGTTTGCTGTTGACCGGTATCACCCTCGTCTGGAAAACGGTCGGGCTGTCCGTTATCCCCGGCTTTGACGCCATTTGGGGATCCTCACAATATCCCCAACGCGGCGATCGATTTCCCAACTCGTCGGCGACTTTTTCCTTCTCCTGGGATGCTTATTATCTCCTCTTGTATGGAATCATTGGTTGCTACGCCCAATGGAACGCCCTGCAACTAACAACTAGTCAGACGACCTGGAAAAGCACTGAAACGGGGACGCCTATAAGGGGACGGAAGCAAACTACCGCGACGGCTCGACAAGCGCGCAAGTACGGCATTTTCCACGTAATCATGGGCGTCCACCATACCGTTTGGAGTTGCACGCGATCCTGGGGGCGGTTGGGGCTGGAACGGTTTCAACTTCCACTCAATTACGGCTACCTGCCCTTCACCGCCGGTTCCTTGTGCTGCACCTACCACGGATGGAAATTGACACAAACCAAGGCTGGTACCGGTAACGAGGACCAGACGACACCGTTGGACGAAACGATTCGTCACAAAACACTGTTGGACACTGCCTCGATCCTCTCCTGTATTCCACTCTTTTGCTTTTTACCACTCAACTGGTTTCCTAATATAGAGCGGAACCGTACATTTGAGCGGAACGTGTGGATGGCCACCGTCTGGGCGCCCGGATGCTTGTTTGCCTACGATGCCATATATCACTACTATTACTCCTCCAACTCCGATCCGAATCACAGCCGAAGTaacgaaacaaacaaagAATCGAAATTGGAGTAG
- a CDS encoding predicted protein has protein sequence MDKPNPTRNYPRQFKNPELDPKTHQASTAPLPLSNAPVVATTTATTNNTITTSRAVTGVPESTSVTSDDHRNAPQHKLTVNATTQSTQESELVTVELSHPYAPSNEIRETVVEGDRDASVRRRPSTDSSLSEPPPYTSSDERETAGKTGPALRHKASPRRLAQRRRRPRPNVTTVVEPSIIQLRPAQRHDQSTAWSPVDDDTVTGNWSLDDDFDHLQNSQRRADQRGSMDNPRSRLPSIVLSAQDLALCQRLDQDYERALESLQVGYSARYYSVRQSALCSVIFMLVLLTLGTIFFLRQAPFWSLEEALLFSVYTITTVGYGHLQHPETAAFQLYTVAYIFVGIATLTIMVAQVYQCVALEAARAQHAAADEGNRRNAQMPDRDGIVRDQRHNQDPPSLHHHETRSESFSSDMVWEYSSSVWDSVTAMLRRAYRYFRQDEFGRSLSVIFPMTGLVLIGAVVIGVLESWTWPEALYFAVVSLTTVGFGDYYPTNPAAIWFCTLWLPFSVGFMSVFLAKVAAFYIRLSDTNISRIERALRQDLVQTKRQAARERQAALARAMRGQQLRDIENDHGHNGESHDLALKESIALAKETVSQHRRRRRGFDTVPTQSVEAGKAVVYKDNDGEDCEDSTADNSAGLSVDSESRRHLFGSPEAQEDPAETRRELVLRNSLAYSTHSEGDELVDEDQELEDGRSETSDGTVSRPRGSTLSTMKDVLRTVHGSDRDVRYGPDSEFLSVTSKQPLHAQHHALRRRSQSLLKPSFALRALVQERFAEIIATDIAGYQNAIEIKDNSMTVTILRLKAVADKWCVPRRARKAFRAVAFETLYFVGEHDLIVEGADALFALSPLEFHSLFAPLVAALGDATTMETWLEQTQVLADVDLISRDERVSQSMQEQRSRRRPRRLGRNDWGDVEEDGIIKGEERLYRTTDKSTRGNAAIPGSELHLT, from the coding sequence ATGGACAAGCCCAACCCAACTCGGAATTATCCGCGGCAGTTTAAGAATCCCGAGCTGGATCCCAAGACACACCAAGCCAGCACTGCTCCTCTACCCTTATCGAATGCTCCCGTCGTTGCTACTACTACCGCTACTACTAATAACACTATTACTACTAGTCGAGCCGTGACGGGGGTACCAGAATCCACCAGTGTTACTTCTGACGATCATCGCAACGCGCCCCAACACAAGCTGACGGTGAATGCAACCACACAATCGACGCAAGAATCAGAACTCGTCACGGTGGAACTCTCGCATCCGTACGCACCGTCGAATGAAATCCGTGAGACTGTGGTAGAAGGCGATCGAGACGCATCGGTACGACGCAGACCATCAACGGACTCGTCCTTGTCCGAACCGCCGCCGTACACGAGTTCGGACGAACGGGAGACAGCCGGCAAGACCGGACCGGCTTTGCGTCACAAAGCATCACCACGTCGACTCGCACagcgccgtcgtcgacctAGACCAAACGTTACGACTGTCGTGGAGCCGTCGATCATCCAGTTGCGTCCAGCGCAGCGTCACGACCAATCGACGGCCTGGTCCCCCGTAGACGATGACACCGTCACGGGTAACTGGAGtctcgacgacgatttcgaccatttgcaaaattcgCAACGACGAGCTGACCAACGTGGGTCCATGGACAATCCCCGCTCCCGCCTCCCGTCAATCGTGTTGTCGGCTCAGGATTTGGCCCTCTGTCAGCGTCTGGATCAGGACTACGAACGTGCTTTGGAATCACTACAAGTCGGCTACAGCGCTCGCTACTATTCCGTACGACAATCCGCACTGTGCAGCGTCATCTTCATGCTCGTACTCCTGACCCTCGGGACtattttctttttgcgcCAAGCTCCCTTTTGGAGTCTGGAAGAGGCCCTACTTTTTAGCGTATACACCATTACGACGGTAGGCTACGGGCACTTGCAGCATCCCGAAACAGCCGCCTTTCAACTTTACACCGTCGCGTACATTTTTGTCGGTATTGCCACCCTGACCATCATGGTGGCGCAAGTCTACCAATGCGTGGCCTTGGAAGCGGCTCGGGCGCAACACGCGGCCGCCGACGAAGGCAACCGTCGCAACGCACAAATGCCGGACCGGGACGGCATTGTCCGTGACCAGCGCCACAACCAGGACCCCCCGAgcctccaccaccacgaGACACGGAGCGAGAGTTTCTCGTCCGATATGGTGTGGGAATATTCCAGCTCGGTCTGGGATTCCGTGACGGCCATGCTACGGCGAGCCTACCGCTACTTTCGCCAAGACGAATTCGGTCGGAGCTTGTCGGTCATTTTCCCCATGACTGGACTCGTTCTCATTGGAGCCGTTGTCATTGGCGTGTTGGAATCCTGGACCTGGCCGGAAGCCCTCTATTTTGCCGTCGTGTCGCTCACCACGGTGGGCTTTGGCGACTACTATCCCACCAACCCAGCCGCCATTTGGTTCTGTACCTTGTGGTTGCCCTTTTCGGTGGGGTTCATGAGCGTCTTCTTGGCCAAGGTGGCAGCCTTTTACATTCGACTGTCCGACACCAACATTTCCCGGATTGAACGAGCCCTACGACAAGACCTGGTACAGACCAAGCGCCAGGCGGCGCGTGAACGGCAAGCCGCTCTCGCGCGGGCGATGAGGGGACAACAATTGCGTGATATCGAGAACGACCACGGTCACAATGGTGAGAGTCACGATTTGGCTTTGAAGGAATCAATTGCGCTAGCGAAAGAAACAGTGTCACAACATCGACGACGGAGGCGAGGTTTTGATACCGTCCCTACGCAATCAGTCGAAGCCGGAAAGGCGGTGGTCTATAAGGACAATGACGGCGAAGACTGTGAGGATTCGACCGCCGATAATAGCGCCGGTTTGTCGGTCGACTCGGAGTCTCGTCGACACCTGTTTGGATCTCCGGAAGCTCAAGAGGATCCGGCGGAGACTCGTCGTGAGCTTGTCCTGCGCAACAGTTTGGCGTACAGTACTCACTCCGAGGGAGATGAGCTGGTCGACGAGGATCAGGAGCTGGAGGATGGTCGATCCGAAACGAGTGACGGCACCGTGTCCCGCCCTCGCGGCTCGACTCTGTCTACAATGAAAGACGTCTTACGTACCGTACACGGAAGTGATAGGGATGTGCGGTACGGTCCCGATTCGGAATTCTTGTCCGTAACGTCGAAGCAGCCACTCCACGCACAACACCACGCGCTGCGCCGTCGATCCCAAAGCCTGCTAAAACCGTCCTTTGCCTTGCGCGCGTTGGTACAGGAACGGTTTGCCGAAATAATTGCGACCGACATTGCCGGTTATCAGAACGCGATTGAAATAAAAGACAACTCCATGACCGTCACCATCCTTCGTCTCAAGGCCGTGGCCGACAAATGGTGTGTCCCCAGACGCGCCCGTAAGGCATTTCGGGCCGTCGCCTTTGAAACACTATATTTCGTGGGCGAGCACGATTTAATTGTCGAGGGCGCCGATGCCTTGTTTGCCTTGTCACCGTTGGAATTTCACAGCCTGTTTGCGCCGCTCGTGGCCGCTCTAGGAGATGCTACGACCATGGAAACGTGGCTGGAACAAACGCAAGTCTTGGCGGATGTGGACTTGATCAGTCGCGATGAGAGAGTGTCACAAAGCATGCAAGAGCAACGAAGTCGACGACGGCCGAGGCGTTTGGGTCGAAACGACTGGGGggatgttgaagaagatggaATCATTAAAGGGGAGGAAAGGCTATACCGAACTACTGACAAGTCAACACGGGGTAATGCCGCGATTCCAGGAAGCGAGTTACATCTGACGTGA